A stretch of the Archangium violaceum genome encodes the following:
- a CDS encoding fibronectin type III domain-containing protein: protein MSTACQPGTSSDESGEPIASDISGAARSELVSCIGVPEWNASTIYNPGDRVVYKSNLYEALVAIWTADPVLGTASGWYKLIGSCGDGGTGGDTTAPSQVTGLRSTGVTSTQVSLAWNAATDNVGVTGYLVFRNGTQVGTTTGTTFTDSGLSPSAQYGYVIKARDAAGNVSVASSTVSVTTNPDGTGGNPDGSWHPSYLALGTVYEPFTGTDAFFSKVNPLFPAGKRLDYGYLYLNGGSQISEWHSRAVRLATKSKEQGMTPIFVVYGIGGNTDSHSAVWNNLQSASFLSQYFQALADVGRTASEIMGTGRIGYIIEPDTLGYIQQQYASQYGNDPSKIPAATHAVYDSGVLQRDRDPLFPNTLTGLVQSINYTLRKYTSRAFLGWQLNLWAAPGAPSTGIVHATEVYGFEAGKLRIQENARANASFAQKAGVQYGGAEFISIDKYGLDGAIATGANPNDPASSLWFWNADLWNNYLLFVRTLKETLGLPVVLWQIPTGHINGTTRRSPTAYNASGTFPDLPNTVQRYEDSASPYLFGDTLTLSGNRLAYFSKNVWNDPKVSVNGNTVTWGSHLSEAANAGVVAILMGAGVGISTRGIPQPGSYPEDQPTDNYYWITRIQEYYANPVQLP, encoded by the coding sequence ATGTCCACAGCCTGCCAGCCGGGGACGTCCTCCGACGAGAGCGGCGAGCCGATTGCCTCGGACATTTCCGGAGCGGCCCGCTCGGAGCTGGTGAGCTGCATCGGAGTCCCCGAGTGGAACGCCAGCACCATCTACAACCCGGGCGATCGAGTCGTCTACAAGAGCAACCTGTACGAGGCCCTGGTGGCCATCTGGACGGCCGACCCCGTCCTGGGCACCGCCAGCGGCTGGTACAAGCTCATTGGCTCCTGCGGCGACGGCGGTACCGGGGGTGACACCACCGCGCCCTCTCAGGTGACGGGCCTGCGCTCCACCGGCGTCACCAGCACCCAGGTATCCCTGGCGTGGAACGCGGCAACGGACAACGTCGGCGTCACCGGCTATCTCGTGTTCCGCAATGGCACACAGGTCGGCACGACGACGGGGACCACCTTCACGGACAGTGGTCTCTCTCCTTCGGCCCAGTACGGCTATGTCATCAAGGCGCGCGATGCCGCGGGCAACGTGTCGGTGGCGAGCAGCACTGTGTCGGTGACCACGAATCCCGATGGGACGGGAGGCAACCCCGACGGCTCGTGGCATCCGAGCTACCTCGCGCTCGGTACCGTCTACGAGCCCTTCACGGGCACCGACGCGTTCTTCTCCAAGGTCAACCCGCTCTTCCCCGCGGGCAAGCGGCTCGACTACGGCTATCTGTACCTCAATGGAGGCTCGCAGATCAGCGAGTGGCATTCGCGTGCCGTGCGGCTGGCCACGAAGAGCAAGGAACAGGGCATGACGCCCATCTTCGTGGTGTATGGGATTGGAGGCAACACCGACAGCCACTCGGCCGTATGGAACAACCTGCAGAGCGCCAGCTTCCTCTCGCAGTACTTCCAGGCCCTGGCCGACGTGGGCCGGACCGCGTCGGAGATCATGGGAACGGGCCGGATCGGCTACATCATCGAGCCCGACACCCTGGGCTACATCCAGCAGCAATACGCATCGCAGTATGGCAATGATCCCTCGAAGATCCCCGCCGCCACCCATGCCGTCTACGACTCGGGAGTGCTCCAGCGTGATAGGGATCCGCTCTTCCCCAATACGCTGACCGGGCTCGTCCAGAGCATCAACTACACGCTGCGCAAGTACACCTCGAGGGCCTTCCTCGGCTGGCAGCTCAACCTCTGGGCGGCGCCGGGGGCGCCCAGCACCGGCATCGTTCACGCGACCGAGGTGTATGGTTTCGAGGCTGGCAAGCTCCGCATCCAGGAGAACGCACGCGCCAACGCGAGCTTCGCCCAGAAGGCTGGGGTTCAGTATGGCGGTGCCGAGTTCATCTCCATCGACAAGTACGGTCTGGACGGCGCCATCGCGACCGGCGCGAACCCGAACGATCCAGCGAGCTCGCTGTGGTTCTGGAACGCGGACCTCTGGAACAACTACCTGCTGTTCGTCCGGACACTGAAGGAGACGCTCGGGTTGCCCGTGGTGCTCTGGCAGATCCCCACCGGGCACATCAACGGCACCACGCGCCGCAGCCCCACGGCGTACAACGCCTCCGGCACCTTCCCGGACCTGCCCAATACCGTACAGCGCTACGAGGACTCGGCGTCCCCGTACCTCTTTGGCGATACCTTGACGCTCTCGGGTAACCGGCTGGCCTACTTCTCGAAGAACGTGTGGAATGATCCCAAGGTCTCGGTGAACGGCAACACGGTCACGTGGGGCTCGCACCTGTCGGAGGCCGCCAACGCGGGTGTCGTCGCCATCCTCATGGGCGCGGGTGTCGGCATCAGCACCCGAGGCATTCCCCAGCCAGGGAGCTATCCCGAGGATCAGCCGA